Genomic DNA from Candidatus Nitronereus thalassa:
CAGTACGATGCCAAACACAAAAGCAACAAGAATATTTTTTACTTGGCTTTCATTTTGTATTACATTCACCACAAAATAGAACATGATGAATAGCAAAATGGTCTTACGCCATTCAGCAAAACTATAGCTAGGATCAAAAGCAAATGGGACGGTAACTAAAACCCAGGCGACAAAAGAAAGGATGGGCAGGTCCAAAGGGGTTCGCTTGAAATGAAAATCTTGATTTCTTAATCTTACACTCACCCACAAAACGAGGAGCCCGACAAACAAAAACTCAATTGCATGACTGAGTTTGGCCACAGGAACAAGAAAAGCGATGGCCATGAGCCCAAAAGTAAATATCTTTTCTTGATCAATGCTTAAGGGTGTTTTTAATTTTCGAATTAACTCCAAGGCGAAAACCGATTTTGCTTAATCACAAAAAGCTAGCCTTACAATCCTCGAACGACCAAATCATGCAAGTGAATCATCCCAACAACTTTCTGATGCCTGGATAAGACTGGCAATAAAGAAATAGGCTTATCACGTTTCTCCATTTTTTCCAAAGCGGAGTAGGCGGTTTCGTCTTCAAACACAAAATCCGGTTTGGGGTTCATAATATCGACAATTTTCGCCGCAAATAAATCATCCCCACGCTCTAAGACTTTTCGAATATCATAATCCGTAACCAACCCAACCAAACGCCCTTCGTCATCAATAACGGAAACCGCACCGGAACGCTTTCTTGTAATTTCCGATAGCATGGTCTTCGTATCTGCAGAAACAGGAATAACGGGATTGTCCACACCTGACCGCATGATATCCCCCACCATTAACAACAATCGTTTCCCTAATTGTCCACCAGGATGATTCACGGCGAACTCTTCAGGCTGAAAATTTCGCAACTTCATCAAGGTCATGGCCAATGCATCACCCACGACCAACGCCGCGGTGGTACTCGTCGTTGGGGCCATATTAAACGGGCAGGCTTCCTCTTCTATAGGAGTATGCAAAACGAGATCTGAATGTCTTGCCATGGTTGACTTCGGCTGAGCCGTAATTGAAATAACCTTCGCGCCAACCTTTCGTGCCACGGGCAGAATGGCATTCAATTCCTCACTTTCCCCAGACTTCCCAATGGCTAGCACAACATCATTTTTTTGGATAATGCCCACGTCTCCATGCATTCCATCAGCGCTATGCAAGAACATGGCAGGAGTACCGGTCGATACCATAGTTGCAGCAACCTTCTGTCCGATAATGCCCGACTTTCCAACACCCGTCACTACCACCTTTCCTTGACAGGCAAACAGCAGCCGGACGGCCTCCTCGTAATCAGGGCCTAAATTTTTCTGAAGTCCCGCAATCGCCCGAGATTCCAGCTCCAGAACACGGCGGATTTCAGCAAGAACATTCATACCAGTCACAATGGGAAAGTTTCCCTTGAAGGGTGAAAACCATTTACAGTGCGAGTCTTACATTATTCAGAGCGGAAGGATTGCACCATATTCATCGGACAGAGTCAATCCAACGCAAAAGGATATGGTAAACCCTCTCCTTTATCTCCCAGTAACGTTTCAATCTCCTTTAAATATCCATATAATCACACACTAAAAACTCCGATTCATTAAAAAAATGCAACCAACAGGGGAACCGCGAAAAAATTGAAACCCTCGACAAAAAACAGCATTGCCCAAACTTTTCTCCACCTTGACTATGAAGCCTTAGGAAAAATCTACTGCGACGAAGGAGGAGAGGCCTTTTGGCAGCACCGTCAGGGTCCCTGCCAACGGCTAGGGAAAAAAATAGCCTCACATCTCAACCAGAGTTTGGCCCCAAAGGGCCGCAGCCTGTATATTGGGGCCGGAGTCGCAGAGTTGCCCATGCTTATTGTTGAGACAGCTGATCTCGATCGGTCAGTTTTCCCCTACAGCCTGCGAAAAAAAGAGGTAGCCATTCTCAACAAAGCCTGCACTGCCCTTCCGTTTCAATTTCTGGCAGACAATGCTCTCCACGCACAAGGCAAATTTGATCATCTCTGGCTCGTGAGCGTCCTCAATGATCCGGAATGTTATCCACAAACCTCAGCCCTCTCCTATGGACGCGCAACCCCATTCGATTTTGATCCTGATGCGTACAAAAAGGAACAGTACATCCTCCTTCGCTTGATTCACTCCTGCCTCAGAAAACTATCCATTCCCGGACTGGTTACTACATCCGTGGAGGAAGTTCCTTGGATCACCACCTGGTGCCTGGAACACAACATACCGTTTCATCTTGAATCCAAGACATTTCCAACAGCCATTGTCGGTGACCCTTTGTGTTTTATCCACCTGGACGAAACACCACCACCAAAAGCCAGCAACCAAAAAGAATTATGAAATCCTTAGGCATTGGACTTATCGGACTTGGCCGCCACGGTCAACGTTATGCCCACCACCTGTTGGAGGGAATTCCCAGGTGCCAATTGGTGGCCGTATGCCGACGGGATTCAACCAAGGGCCAACCCTTTGCAAAGAAACATAGTCTTCAATTCTATCAAGACTATCATGACCTCCTTACTCATCCCGAAATCCAGGCCATTGTGGTTGTTACCCCACCGAGCGAAGCCATCTCCATCGCACTCCAAGCCATACGGCACCATAAACCCGTGCTCATTGAAAAGCCCATGGGAAGTTCAGCCAAAGAAGCCCAACAACTCCTTGCCCAATCCACTCAAGAACACATTCCCGTCATGGTCGCACAGACCACACGTTATGAGGAAACCATCGCACAGCTGAAAAGCTATGGGAACAAAATTGGAACCTGGCGTTACCTCGTCTTGACAAACCGTTTACCACCATCTGAAAATCCCCTACTCCAATCCCCGGGAACCTCTCGGGGAGCACTCCTTGAGATCGGGATTCATCAAC
This window encodes:
- a CDS encoding KpsF/GutQ family sugar-phosphate isomerase, with amino-acid sequence MNVLAEIRRVLELESRAIAGLQKNLGPDYEEAVRLLFACQGKVVVTGVGKSGIIGQKVAATMVSTGTPAMFLHSADGMHGDVGIIQKNDVVLAIGKSGESEELNAILPVARKVGAKVISITAQPKSTMARHSDLVLHTPIEEEACPFNMAPTTSTTAALVVGDALAMTLMKLRNFQPEEFAVNHPGGQLGKRLLLMVGDIMRSGVDNPVIPVSADTKTMLSEITRKRSGAVSVIDDEGRLVGLVTDYDIRKVLERGDDLFAAKIVDIMNPKPDFVFEDETAYSALEKMEKRDKPISLLPVLSRHQKVVGMIHLHDLVVRGL
- a CDS encoding Gfo/Idh/MocA family oxidoreductase, which translates into the protein MKSLGIGLIGLGRHGQRYAHHLLEGIPRCQLVAVCRRDSTKGQPFAKKHSLQFYQDYHDLLTHPEIQAIVVVTPPSEAISIALQAIRHHKPVLIEKPMGSSAKEAQQLLAQSTQEHIPVMVAQTTRYEETIAQLKSYGNKIGTWRYLVLTNRLPPSENPLLQSPGTSRGALLEIGIHQLDLVRFLTGQEVSQVYCEMERSHPENPETRAWVTLHTNSGLPCLLDISRVSQGRFTRTEIIGETGQLIADMTSPSLTLLRKDDHPRVIPLTSQPTIPQVLSDFVDAIQSEIPMPVTGLDGLRAVQIADACYESAKTQRTITISPI